From the genome of Persephonella sp., one region includes:
- a CDS encoding M23 family metallopeptidase, whose translation MKGKLILLLILIAAAAGGFFYYKGIINFDAPQVKFNQKPQYLGSGTEVDFTVIDKKPGLNSVKVYLVQNNKNIEVLTDTNFPEGLTDKTYNLKIDARKYGIQPGKAKLVFVVEDSSILKNKKTYSYDLQVDLTPPTLSILSSPATIINGGTGFVFYRTSPDVVKTGVKVGNLEFKCFNNVIDNPNIYGCAFPYPYYWSRKKSIVVFAIDRAGNKTSHALMYYFKRVKYRRSVINITDEFIETKVRPLSDKDIADPVELFKYVNVQIRKRNEDLIHKITSNVSIHEPLFRTNFLQLRNSKVLGGFADYRKYRYKGKIIKGADAYHKGLDMASIKNAPVQAAEDGKVVFTGFLGIYGNSVIIEHGMGVFTLYSHLAEIHVNKGDEVSRGTEIGLTDTTGLAVGDHLHFGVLVQGLEVHPIEWLDKNWVKTRFLEPYKKIKTLYGGQ comes from the coding sequence AGGTATTATAAATTTTGATGCACCGCAGGTTAAATTTAACCAAAAACCTCAATATTTAGGTTCCGGAACAGAAGTTGATTTTACTGTAATTGATAAAAAACCAGGATTAAATTCTGTAAAAGTTTATTTAGTCCAAAATAACAAAAATATAGAAGTCCTCACAGATACAAACTTTCCCGAAGGATTAACAGATAAAACCTATAACCTGAAAATTGATGCAAGAAAATACGGCATTCAGCCTGGAAAAGCAAAATTAGTTTTTGTTGTTGAAGATAGTTCAATTCTCAAAAATAAAAAAACTTATTCTTATGACCTTCAGGTTGATTTAACTCCTCCAACTCTTAGTATCCTTTCATCTCCTGCAACAATCATAAATGGAGGAACCGGATTTGTATTTTATAGAACATCTCCAGACGTAGTTAAAACAGGTGTAAAGGTGGGAAACCTTGAGTTCAAATGCTTTAATAACGTAATTGATAACCCTAATATCTATGGCTGCGCATTCCCTTATCCATATTATTGGAGCAGGAAGAAATCTATTGTTGTTTTTGCCATTGATAGAGCAGGAAATAAAACTTCCCATGCCCTTATGTATTACTTTAAAAGGGTAAAATACAGACGCTCTGTTATTAACATAACAGATGAATTTATTGAAACAAAAGTAAGACCTCTGTCAGACAAAGATATAGCCGACCCTGTTGAACTTTTTAAATATGTAAATGTTCAGATAAGAAAAAGGAATGAAGATCTTATACATAAAATTACTTCCAATGTTTCAATCCATGAGCCGTTATTCAGGACAAATTTTTTACAGCTTAGAAACTCAAAAGTATTAGGGGGCTTTGCAGATTACAGGAAATACAGATATAAAGGCAAAATAATAAAAGGTGCAGATGCTTACCACAAAGGCTTAGACATGGCATCTATAAAAAATGCACCTGTTCAGGCTGCAGAGGATGGAAAGGTGGTATTTACAGGATTTTTGGGTATTTATGGAAACTCTGTAATCATAGAACATGGAATGGGAGTATTTACACTCTATTCACACCTCGCAGAAATACATGTAAATAAAGGAGATGAAGTTTCAAGGGGAACGGAGATTGGACTTACAGACACAACAGGACTTGCTGTAGGAGACCATCTTCACTTTGGAGTGCTTGTTCAGGGACTTGAGGTTCATCCAATTGAATGGCTTGATAAGAACTGGGTCAAAACAAGATTCTTAGAACCTTATAAAAAAATAAAAACATTATACGGAGGTCAGTAA
- the fsa gene encoding fructose-6-phosphate aldolase, translated as MKFFIDTANIEEIRAANELKILDGVTTNPTLISKTGKPFMEVVKEILAEIPDKPVSLEVASTDFEGMVREGEMLAKLGDNVVIKIPATIDGLKAVKHFEYNGIKTNVTLIFSPSQALLAMKAGASYISPFVGRLDDISQNGMELISQIRTIIDNYGFNTEIIVASVRHPMHVVEAALIGADIATIPYKVIAQLIKHPLTDIGLERFLKDWESVPEKPF; from the coding sequence ATGAAGTTCTTCATTGATACTGCAAATATTGAGGAAATTAGAGCAGCAAATGAGCTTAAAATCCTTGATGGTGTTACAACTAACCCAACCCTTATATCCAAAACAGGTAAACCATTTATGGAAGTTGTTAAAGAAATTTTAGCGGAAATTCCAGATAAGCCTGTTAGCCTTGAGGTTGCCAGCACAGATTTTGAAGGAATGGTTAGAGAAGGGGAGATGCTTGCAAAATTGGGAGACAACGTTGTTATTAAAATTCCTGCAACAATAGATGGTCTAAAAGCCGTTAAACATTTTGAATATAACGGAATAAAAACAAATGTAACCCTTATATTCTCTCCATCTCAGGCACTTCTTGCAATGAAAGCAGGGGCATCTTATATCTCTCCATTTGTCGGAAGACTTGATGATATCAGTCAAAATGGTATGGAGCTAATATCACAAATCAGAACAATTATTGATAATTATGGATTCAATACAGAAATTATCGTTGCAAGTGTAAGACATCCAATGCATGTAGTAGAGGCTGCACTTATCGGGGCAGATATTGCAACAATACCTTACAAAGTTATTGCACAGCTTATAAAACATCCACTTACAGATATAGGTCTTGAAAGATTCCTGAAAGACTGG